A genomic region of Halomonas aestuarii contains the following coding sequences:
- a CDS encoding DUF1499 domain-containing protein: MTSGHRGAGLAFKVAVAGGILALLGALSLAGAGPAYRLGALSLGDAFSLLRYGAFVALGAAGLGGVSLLIAALTRRGLSAVLGALVILAGLALVAVPWLQLQQARTVPPIHDITTDLQDPPAFEALVAPREAAPNAVAYPGEATARQQREAYPDIQPLVLAASIEAVRTAAEAEAREAGWEIAALEDRRLEATDTTFWFGFKDDVVIRLSETNDGVRVDMRSASRLGTSDVGTNAARIRAFLEALERRLAPS; this comes from the coding sequence ATGACATCGGGACATCGAGGCGCGGGCCTGGCCTTCAAGGTGGCCGTGGCCGGGGGCATCCTGGCCCTCCTGGGCGCCCTCTCCCTGGCCGGGGCCGGGCCGGCCTATCGCCTGGGGGCGCTCTCCCTCGGAGATGCCTTCAGCCTGCTGCGCTACGGCGCCTTCGTCGCCCTGGGTGCCGCCGGGCTGGGCGGGGTGAGCCTGCTCATCGCCGCCCTCACCCGCCGTGGCCTGTCGGCCGTGCTCGGCGCGCTGGTGATCCTGGCCGGCCTGGCGCTGGTCGCGGTGCCTTGGCTGCAGCTGCAGCAGGCGCGCACGGTGCCGCCCATCCACGACATCACCACCGACCTGCAGGACCCGCCCGCCTTCGAGGCCCTGGTGGCGCCCCGGGAGGCCGCCCCCAACGCCGTGGCCTACCCCGGCGAGGCGACCGCCCGCCAGCAGCGCGAGGCCTACCCCGACATCCAGCCGCTGGTGCTGGCGGCCTCAATCGAGGCCGTGCGAACGGCCGCCGAGGCCGAGGCCCGGGAGGCCGGCTGGGAGATCGCCGCCCTGGAGGACCGGAGGCTCGAGGCCACCGATACCACCTTCTGGTTCGGCTTCAAGGACGACGTGGTGATCCGCCTGAGCGAGACGAACGACGGCGTGCGGGTGGACATGCGCTCCGCCTCGCGGCTCGGCACCAGCGACGTGGGCACCAATGCGGCGCGCATCCGGGCCTTCCTGGAGGCGCTGGAGCGACGCCTCGCGCCGTCGTAG
- a CDS encoding aspartate/glutamate racemase family protein, producing the protein MQTIGLIGGMSWESTQAYYCLINQQVRERLGGLHSARLVLYSVDFAEIEALQHRGDWAATAEILVSAARALEAAGADFLILCTNTMHIVAPQIEQAVALPLLHLADATASVLIEDGVTRVGLLGTRFTMEQAFYRQRLEARGIEVLVPGDAQREVIHDVIYRELCQGVTTADSKAAYLGVVDDLARRGAQGVILGCTEIGLLIQAEDTEVPLYDTTAIHAEQAVRRALGQG; encoded by the coding sequence ATGCAGACCATCGGGCTCATCGGCGGCATGAGCTGGGAATCGACCCAGGCCTACTATTGCCTCATCAATCAGCAGGTGAGAGAGCGGCTGGGCGGCCTGCACTCGGCCAGGCTGGTGCTCTACAGCGTCGACTTCGCGGAGATCGAGGCCCTGCAGCACCGTGGCGACTGGGCGGCCACCGCCGAAATCCTCGTCTCGGCGGCCCGGGCGCTCGAGGCCGCGGGGGCGGACTTCCTCATACTCTGCACCAACACCATGCATATCGTGGCCCCACAGATCGAGCAGGCGGTCGCGCTGCCCCTGCTGCATCTCGCCGATGCCACGGCCAGCGTGCTGATCGAGGATGGCGTGACCCGGGTGGGGCTGCTGGGCACCCGGTTCACCATGGAGCAGGCGTTCTATCGCCAACGGCTCGAGGCGCGCGGCATCGAGGTACTGGTGCCCGGTGACGCGCAGCGGGAGGTGATCCACGACGTCATCTACCGGGAGCTCTGCCAGGGTGTGACGACGGCCGACTCGAAAGCCGCCTATCTGGGAGTGGTGGACGACCTGGCCCGGCGAGGCGCCCAGGGCGTGATCCTCGGCTGCACCGAGATCGGCCTGCTGATCCAGGCGGAGGATACCGAGGTACCGCTCTACGACACCACGGCCATCCATGCCGAGCAGGCGGTGCGACGGGCGCTGGGGCAGGGCTGA
- a CDS encoding DUF2254 domain-containing protein produces MRAKIFKSWDRVRASFWFLPVVMAGGAVALAFVTVALDASLTDWFQRSWGWTFTGGAAGAGAVLGTVAGSMITIAGVVFSMTLVALSLASSQLGPRLLHSFMRDTTTQVVLGTFVATFLYCLLVLRTLRHAEEVLFVPHLSVSLGVVFAVASVGVLIYFIHHVSVSIQANEVAARMGGELIKGIDRLFPEQIGRGAPRIPAEPPDAGFLSAFDLEAHPIDAVGDGYLQFIDADVLLASAMEEDVVLRLERGPGHYVVADRPLVLVWPGNRVTDQLTAQIHAAFTLGNQRSPRQDIECSVNQLVEIAVRALSPGVNDPFTAMACVDHLGSALSRLAQRDMPSPYRHDAQDQLRLITPAVTFAMITDAAFNQIRQYGRTSAAVTIRLLETIAVVAESAHRAEDRAALQRHAEMISRGAGKGLPEIEDRREVGERYQAAIQLLREPEGPSE; encoded by the coding sequence ATGAGAGCGAAGATATTCAAGTCCTGGGATCGCGTTCGTGCCAGCTTCTGGTTCCTGCCTGTCGTCATGGCGGGGGGCGCGGTGGCGTTGGCCTTCGTGACCGTGGCCCTTGATGCGTCGTTGACGGACTGGTTCCAGCGTAGCTGGGGCTGGACGTTCACAGGTGGGGCGGCAGGGGCGGGTGCCGTGCTGGGAACCGTCGCCGGGTCAATGATCACCATCGCCGGGGTAGTTTTCTCGATGACATTGGTGGCTCTTTCGCTCGCCTCGTCCCAACTGGGACCCCGGTTGCTGCACAGTTTCATGCGCGATACCACGACCCAGGTGGTCCTCGGCACCTTCGTTGCTACCTTCCTCTACTGCCTGCTCGTTCTCCGCACGCTCCGACATGCCGAGGAGGTCTTGTTCGTCCCTCATCTGTCGGTCTCGCTCGGCGTGGTGTTTGCGGTAGCGAGCGTGGGGGTGCTGATCTACTTCATCCATCACGTGTCAGTCTCCATCCAGGCCAATGAAGTCGCTGCGCGAATGGGTGGGGAATTGATCAAGGGGATCGACCGCCTGTTCCCGGAACAGATCGGGCGGGGCGCTCCACGGATTCCGGCCGAGCCGCCCGATGCCGGCTTCCTCAGCGCCTTCGACCTGGAGGCTCACCCGATTGATGCGGTGGGGGACGGCTACCTTCAGTTCATCGACGCTGACGTCCTGTTGGCGTCGGCCATGGAAGAGGATGTGGTGTTGCGGCTGGAACGAGGGCCCGGACACTATGTCGTGGCCGACCGACCGCTGGTCCTGGTCTGGCCCGGCAACCGGGTGACCGACCAGCTCACGGCGCAGATCCATGCCGCCTTTACACTGGGCAACCAGCGGAGTCCCCGGCAGGACATCGAGTGCTCGGTCAACCAACTGGTGGAGATTGCCGTACGGGCTCTCTCCCCCGGGGTGAATGATCCCTTCACGGCGATGGCGTGTGTCGACCACTTGGGGTCTGCATTGTCTCGTTTGGCGCAACGTGACATGCCGTCGCCTTATCGCCATGACGCCCAGGATCAGCTTCGGCTGATTACGCCTGCTGTCACCTTCGCGATGATCACGGACGCGGCGTTCAACCAGATCCGGCAATATGGCCGCACCAGTGCCGCCGTGACCATCCGCCTGCTGGAGACGATTGCCGTGGTTGCGGAATCTGCACATCGCGCCGAGGACCGAGCCGCGCTCCAGCGCCACGCCGAGATGATTAGCCGAGGGGCTGGCAAGGGGTTGCCGGAAATCGAGGACCGCCGGGAGGTAGGCGAGCGCTACCAGGCAGCGATCCAGTTGCTCAGGGAGCCAGAAGGACCCAGCGAGTGA
- a CDS encoding VIT1/CCC1 transporter family protein: protein MLHTERHRTQRTGWLRAAVLGANDGIVSTASLVLGVAASGATTQTILVAGVAGLVAGAMSMAAGEYVSVSSQADTERADLAREGRELAESPVQEHAELKAIYVGRGLDEELASSVATQLMEHDSLGAHARDELGISDTLAAKPVQAAFASAGTFAVGAALPLLMVALLPASVLMWGLAGSSLVFLALLGLLAARVGGSPVVSSIVRVSFWGALAMALTAGVGALFGVAT from the coding sequence ATGCTGCATACCGAAAGACATAGAACACAACGAACCGGATGGCTTCGCGCGGCTGTTCTCGGCGCGAATGACGGCATCGTCTCCACGGCGAGTCTTGTCCTCGGCGTAGCGGCTTCAGGCGCAACGACCCAGACCATTCTGGTAGCAGGCGTGGCCGGCCTTGTCGCTGGTGCCATGTCGATGGCTGCCGGCGAGTATGTCTCGGTCAGCTCGCAAGCCGATACCGAGCGCGCGGATCTCGCGCGGGAGGGAAGAGAGTTAGCCGAAAGTCCGGTCCAGGAGCACGCAGAACTGAAAGCCATCTACGTTGGACGTGGTCTCGATGAGGAACTGGCCAGCAGCGTCGCGACGCAATTGATGGAGCACGACTCGCTTGGCGCACATGCCCGAGACGAGCTTGGTATATCGGACACCTTGGCCGCAAAGCCCGTGCAAGCCGCATTCGCGTCGGCGGGGACTTTTGCGGTGGGTGCCGCACTGCCGCTACTGATGGTCGCTTTGCTTCCTGCGTCAGTGCTCATGTGGGGCCTGGCTGGCAGCTCGCTTGTGTTTCTGGCGCTGCTGGGACTGCTGGCGGCACGAGTCGGGGGTTCCCCGGTGGTTTCCTCCATCGTGCGCGTCAGCTTTTGGGGCGCCCTGGCGATGGCACTGACCGCCGGGGTCGGGGCTCTCTTTGGGGTGGCGACATGA
- a CDS encoding TPM domain-containing protein, whose product MIDLLRIPLLALLLSGTLGLQAQDLQAQQLDFPELSGRVVDQADLLDQATESRLSKQLAAHEEATTEQLVVATLPDLQGVTIEEYGYQLGRHWGIGQEEEDNGALLIVAPNERKVRIEVGYGLEGRLTDAQSSVIINRILTPAFREGDYTRGISEGVEAMIRVLGGEPLDTSATASAQAGQQKPEGPASIFFLLMFVIVMTLVRGGRGGLLAGILLGGALGGGSRGGGGGFGGGGGFGGGGGGFGGGGASGGW is encoded by the coding sequence ATGATCGATCTTCTGCGCATTCCGTTATTGGCGCTGCTGCTGTCGGGGACCCTGGGCCTTCAGGCCCAGGACCTTCAGGCACAGCAGCTCGACTTCCCCGAGCTGTCCGGTCGCGTGGTCGACCAGGCCGACCTGCTGGACCAGGCCACCGAATCACGCCTGAGCAAGCAGCTCGCGGCGCACGAGGAGGCCACCACCGAGCAACTGGTGGTGGCCACCCTGCCCGACCTGCAGGGCGTGACCATCGAGGAGTATGGCTATCAGCTGGGGCGCCACTGGGGCATCGGCCAGGAAGAGGAGGACAACGGCGCCCTGCTGATCGTCGCGCCGAATGAGCGCAAGGTGCGCATCGAGGTCGGCTATGGCCTCGAGGGTCGACTGACCGACGCCCAGTCCTCGGTGATCATCAACCGCATCCTGACGCCGGCCTTCCGCGAGGGCGACTACACCCGCGGCATCTCCGAGGGGGTGGAGGCGATGATCCGGGTGCTGGGCGGCGAGCCCCTGGACACCAGCGCCACCGCCAGCGCCCAGGCCGGCCAGCAGAAACCCGAGGGACCGGCCTCGATCTTCTTCCTCCTGATGTTCGTCATCGTGATGACCCTGGTACGCGGCGGTCGCGGCGGCCTGCTGGCCGGCATCCTGCTGGGCGGTGCGCTCGGCGGCGGGTCGCGCGGCGGCGGCGGTGGCTTCGGTGGAGGCGGTGGCTTCGGAGGCGGCGGCGGTGGCTTCGGCGGCGGCGGCGCGTCCGGCGGCTGGTAA
- a CDS encoding TPM domain-containing protein, with product MALLSEDEQRQVAEAIHRVERETDAELVTVLAPQADNYAYIPLLWAGLLALVVPGAVNYFPGWLTAYELTLVQWSTFIVLGLVFRRPTITTRLIPQSVRHWRAGNLARRQFLEQNLHHTEGETGMLIFVSEAERYVEILVDRGISARIGDEAWQTIVAAFTRRVKDGETLKGFLECIEACGEHLKEQVPATHERNELPNHLIVLD from the coding sequence ATGGCTTTATTGAGTGAAGACGAGCAGCGCCAGGTCGCCGAGGCGATTCATCGGGTCGAACGCGAGACCGATGCCGAGCTGGTCACCGTGCTGGCTCCGCAAGCGGACAACTATGCCTACATCCCGCTGCTCTGGGCCGGCCTGCTGGCCCTGGTGGTGCCCGGTGCGGTCAACTACTTCCCCGGCTGGCTGACGGCCTACGAGCTGACGCTGGTGCAGTGGTCGACCTTCATCGTGCTGGGCCTGGTGTTCCGCCGCCCCACCATCACCACCCGGCTGATCCCGCAATCGGTTCGCCATTGGCGGGCGGGCAACCTCGCCCGGCGGCAGTTCCTGGAACAGAACCTGCACCATACCGAGGGGGAAACGGGGATGCTGATCTTCGTCTCCGAGGCCGAGCGGTACGTGGAGATCCTGGTCGACCGGGGCATCTCGGCGCGCATCGGCGACGAGGCCTGGCAAACCATCGTGGCGGCGTTCACCCGGCGGGTGAAGGACGGCGAGACGCTGAAGGGCTTCCTGGAGTGCATCGAGGCCTGCGGCGAACATCTCAAGGAGCAGGTACCGGCCACCCACGAGCGCAACGAACTGCCCAATCACCTGATCGTGCTGGATTGA
- a CDS encoding general glycosylation pathway protein has protein sequence MNKLKYLTEKISRAVYLCISLSLGIISLAMIIYAIFDILTSFHDRALLATALLDAIGLIVIGMAVFDVSKFLLEEEVLDVHANKTNVTRRATLVKFLTIIIIAIFLESLVNLFAAAKKDISLLIYPTLLIFVGVLFVIGLGVYQKLTQEEDNQ, from the coding sequence GTGAACAAGCTGAAATATCTAACGGAAAAAATCAGTCGAGCTGTGTATCTATGCATCAGCTTGTCTCTTGGAATCATCAGTCTTGCGATGATCATTTATGCCATTTTTGACATTCTGACCTCATTCCACGATAGAGCTTTACTTGCAACCGCTCTTCTCGATGCGATCGGCTTGATAGTGATTGGAATGGCGGTTTTTGATGTATCCAAATTTTTATTGGAAGAAGAAGTTTTGGATGTCCATGCCAACAAGACAAATGTTACGCGGAGAGCAACATTAGTAAAGTTTCTTACAATCATTATTATTGCCATTTTTCTTGAATCATTGGTCAACCTTTTCGCAGCGGCAAAAAAAGATATCAGCTTGTTGATTTATCCCACCTTATTGATATTTGTCGGCGTTCTATTTGTGATTGGCTTAGGTGTGTATCAAAAGCTGACTCAAGAGGAGGATAACCAATAG
- a CDS encoding LemA family protein: MLTRHSTLPDPRVWRFALVLMMAMLLTGCGVNNIPTYDEQVKSAWAQVENQYQRRADLVPNLVETVKGFARQEQETLTAVVEARAKATSIQIDAESLDDPQKMRQFEQAQQQLSGALSRLMAVSERYPDLKSNQNFLALQSQLEGTENRIAVARRDFITAVERYNTELRTFPGRLWHTVLYSDMTLRETFDATTENADQAPQVEFE; the protein is encoded by the coding sequence ATGCTGACGAGACACTCCACGCTTCCCGACCCTCGCGTCTGGCGGTTCGCCCTTGTGCTGATGATGGCGATGCTGCTGACGGGTTGCGGCGTCAACAACATCCCCACCTACGACGAGCAGGTGAAGTCGGCCTGGGCGCAGGTGGAGAACCAGTACCAGCGGCGCGCGGACCTGGTGCCCAACCTGGTGGAGACGGTCAAGGGGTTCGCCCGGCAGGAGCAGGAGACCCTGACCGCCGTGGTGGAGGCGCGGGCCAAGGCCACGTCCATCCAGATCGATGCCGAGTCGCTGGACGACCCGCAGAAGATGCGCCAGTTCGAGCAGGCCCAGCAGCAACTCAGCGGGGCGCTGAGCCGCCTGATGGCGGTGTCCGAGCGCTATCCCGACCTGAAATCGAACCAGAACTTCCTGGCCCTGCAGTCGCAGCTGGAAGGCACCGAAAACCGCATCGCCGTGGCGCGGCGCGACTTCATCACTGCGGTCGAGCGCTACAACACCGAGCTGCGCACCTTCCCCGGTCGCCTGTGGCACACCGTGCTCTACAGCGACATGACGCTGCGCGAGACCTTCGACGCCACGACCGAGAACGCCGACCAGGCCCCCCAGGTGGAGTTTGAATGA
- the nfsA gene encoding oxygen-insensitive NADPH nitroreductase: MNPTIELLKSHRSIRKFTDRPVPRELLEELIRAGQAAATSSHVQAYSVIHVTNPAHREAIAELAGGQGYIARCADFLVFCADMKRPTEAAERTGARVVRGMTEQLLVASVDTALMAQNVAIAAESEGLGICYIGGIRNDPQQVSDLLGLPDHVFPVFGMCLGYPAQEPDVKPRLPVAAILKEDTYSDDREQVAAYDETMHAYYQGRKGGNKQSDWSRNLTPLFDTKLRPHMREFLVKRGFEMK; encoded by the coding sequence ATGAATCCCACCATCGAGCTGCTCAAGTCCCACCGCTCCATCCGCAAGTTCACCGACCGGCCGGTCCCTCGCGAACTGCTGGAGGAGCTGATCCGCGCCGGGCAGGCCGCGGCCACCTCCAGCCACGTGCAGGCCTACAGCGTCATCCACGTGACGAACCCCGCCCACCGCGAAGCGATCGCCGAGCTGGCCGGCGGCCAGGGCTACATCGCCCGCTGTGCGGACTTCCTGGTGTTCTGCGCCGACATGAAGCGCCCTACCGAAGCCGCCGAGCGCACCGGCGCCCGGGTGGTGCGCGGCATGACCGAGCAGTTGCTGGTGGCCAGCGTGGACACCGCCCTGATGGCCCAGAACGTGGCCATCGCCGCCGAATCCGAAGGGCTGGGCATCTGCTACATCGGCGGAATACGCAACGATCCCCAGCAGGTCAGCGACCTGCTGGGCCTGCCGGACCACGTGTTCCCGGTGTTCGGCATGTGCCTCGGCTACCCGGCCCAGGAGCCGGACGTGAAGCCGCGCCTGCCGGTGGCGGCGATCCTCAAGGAGGACACCTACAGCGACGACCGCGAGCAGGTGGCGGCCTACGACGAGACCATGCATGCCTACTACCAGGGGCGGAAGGGCGGCAACAAGCAGAGCGACTGGTCGCGCAACCTCACTCCGCTGTTCGACACCAAGCTGCGCCCCCACATGCGCGAGTTCCTGGTCAAGCGCGGCTTCGAGATGAAGTGA
- a CDS encoding AraC family transcriptional regulator yields MDTLGGLLDAPRARGAFTLRTVMTPPWSLRIVAESPLTLIAGVTGETWLVPDEGEPVRIGPGDIAVTRAPDHYTVAHSPAMSPQVVIHPGQRCCDLEGRSVREAMTHGVRTWGNDPRGETVFLVGAYEHLSDISDRLLRSLPPVLSLSHRDWESPLVPLLCDEVVVDEPGQAAVLDRLLDLLITAVLKAWFARQDADRPAWWRHQGDRIVERALRLMHDYPARPWTLDALALETGASRASLARRFHNLVGEPPMTFLKHWRMALAADLLCQPDETVGSVAEKVGYATPYAFSTAFKRVRGVSPKTHRASALASD; encoded by the coding sequence ATGGATACGCTAGGTGGACTGCTGGACGCCCCGCGGGCCCGCGGGGCCTTCACCCTTCGCACGGTGATGACCCCGCCCTGGTCGCTGAGGATCGTCGCCGAATCGCCCCTGACGCTGATCGCCGGCGTGACGGGCGAGACATGGCTCGTGCCCGACGAGGGCGAGCCGGTGCGCATCGGCCCCGGCGACATCGCCGTGACGCGGGCCCCGGACCACTACACCGTCGCCCACTCCCCCGCCATGTCCCCGCAGGTGGTGATCCACCCGGGCCAGCGCTGCTGCGACCTGGAAGGCCGCTCCGTGCGGGAGGCGATGACCCACGGGGTGCGCACTTGGGGCAACGATCCCCGGGGCGAGACGGTCTTCCTCGTCGGCGCCTACGAGCACCTGAGCGACATCAGCGATCGCCTGCTGCGCTCGCTGCCGCCCGTGCTGTCGCTGTCGCATCGCGACTGGGAATCGCCCCTGGTGCCGCTGCTGTGCGACGAGGTGGTCGTCGACGAGCCGGGGCAGGCGGCCGTGCTCGACCGCCTGCTCGACCTGCTGATCACCGCGGTGCTGAAGGCCTGGTTCGCCCGGCAGGACGCCGACCGACCGGCCTGGTGGCGCCACCAGGGCGACCGGATCGTAGAGCGCGCGCTGCGCCTGATGCATGACTATCCCGCTCGTCCCTGGACACTGGACGCCCTGGCCCTGGAGACGGGTGCCTCGCGGGCATCCCTGGCGCGACGCTTCCACAACCTGGTGGGCGAGCCGCCCATGACCTTCCTGAAACACTGGCGCATGGCCCTGGCGGCGGACCTGCTCTGCCAGCCCGACGAGACGGTCGGCAGCGTGGCGGAGAAGGTCGGCTACGCCACGCCCTATGCGTTCAGCACGGCCTTCAAGCGGGTGCGGGGTGTAAGCCCGAAAACGCATCGGGCGAGTGCCCTGGCAAGCGACTGA
- a CDS encoding nuclear transport factor 2 family protein: protein MNAAEHLRAYAEGWTKGDADTILSALAEDYTFDDPNVGVVSRDGFADYLAGMKEAIASQAQGRVPDPFMELTEVLTREEEGVLTASCWWAVPGTQMKGAGLIKADASGVHSEVITFYAKCVREGSDSQASATPKATPVSWG, encoded by the coding sequence ATGAACGCAGCAGAACACTTGAGAGCTTATGCGGAAGGCTGGACCAAGGGCGATGCCGATACGATCCTGTCGGCCCTGGCGGAGGACTATACGTTCGATGATCCGAATGTCGGCGTCGTCTCGAGGGATGGGTTTGCGGATTACCTCGCCGGGATGAAGGAGGCCATCGCGTCACAAGCCCAGGGTCGTGTTCCGGATCCCTTCATGGAGCTGACCGAGGTGCTCACCCGGGAGGAGGAGGGCGTGCTCACCGCGTCGTGCTGGTGGGCCGTCCCGGGCACGCAGATGAAGGGTGCCGGCCTGATCAAGGCGGACGCCAGCGGCGTGCACTCCGAGGTGATCACCTTTTACGCCAAGTGCGTGCGTGAGGGCAGCGATAGTCAGGCCAGCGCCACCCCCAAGGCCACTCCCGTGTCCTGGGGGTAA